In one window of Chitinophagales bacterium DNA:
- a CDS encoding iron-sulfur cluster-binding protein yields MRSTAASFIAKSTIKAPGLEHRRKINFNIGKYNATVPLGKQQFTDVMAAREQAKNIKWEAIEHLDKYLLQFEEQITKRGAKVLWAETAEEAQEHIGRICAEKQCKTLVKSKSMVTEEIHLNDYLEAAGIESVETDLGEYIQQLDGEPPYHIVTPAMHKSKEDVARLFAQKLGTDPAATPEQLTLVARKKLREKYVQAEVGVTGANFMIADIGAIAITENEGNARLSCAWPKTHIVVVGIEKMIPSLQDLSLFWPLLSTFGTGQKVTVYNTIVAGPRQPNETDGPEEMYVILLDNGRTNLLAKPQAREALYCIRCGACLNACPVYKNIGGHSYETTYSGPIGKVITPHLKPMSDYQHLSYASSLCGNCTEVCPVRINLHEILLDNRYEAVQEGNSSIAERVAWKAWKAASMNRMMMNMGNGQLKNWVVNKVFKGWTTHRAELDFSQQTFNQLWRNRKQSQ; encoded by the coding sequence ATGCGATCCACAGCAGCATCATTCATTGCCAAGAGTACTATCAAAGCACCAGGTCTGGAGCATCGCCGAAAGATCAATTTTAATATCGGTAAGTACAATGCTACCGTGCCTTTGGGTAAACAACAGTTTACAGATGTAATGGCGGCACGCGAGCAGGCTAAAAATATTAAGTGGGAAGCAATAGAGCATCTGGATAAATACCTCTTGCAGTTTGAAGAACAAATCACAAAGCGTGGCGCAAAAGTGCTTTGGGCTGAAACAGCTGAAGAAGCCCAAGAGCATATCGGCAGAATCTGCGCAGAAAAGCAATGCAAGACCCTGGTGAAGAGCAAGAGCATGGTGACTGAGGAAATTCACCTCAACGATTATTTGGAAGCTGCAGGTATTGAAAGTGTTGAAACTGATTTGGGCGAATATATTCAGCAATTAGATGGAGAACCTCCCTATCATATTGTAACGCCTGCCATGCATAAAAGCAAGGAAGATGTAGCTCGCTTGTTTGCACAAAAGTTGGGTACTGATCCTGCGGCAACGCCTGAGCAACTGACTTTAGTAGCCAGAAAGAAATTACGTGAGAAATATGTACAGGCAGAAGTTGGTGTTACCGGCGCTAATTTCATGATTGCAGATATTGGCGCTATTGCAATCACTGAGAACGAAGGCAATGCTCGCTTAAGTTGTGCATGGCCAAAGACACATATCGTGGTGGTTGGTATTGAAAAGATGATTCCTTCCTTGCAGGACTTATCACTATTCTGGCCATTGCTTTCCACTTTTGGTACCGGGCAAAAAGTTACGGTGTACAATACCATTGTTGCTGGACCTCGACAACCTAACGAAACAGATGGTCCGGAAGAGATGTATGTGATTTTATTGGACAATGGCAGAACCAATTTATTGGCCAAGCCGCAGGCCAGAGAAGCGCTTTATTGTATTCGTTGTGGTGCATGCTTGAATGCTTGTCCCGTTTACAAGAATATTGGTGGGCATAGTTATGAGACTACGTATAGTGGTCCAATTGGTAAAGTGATTACGCCGCATCTCAAGCCAATGAGTGATTATCAGCACTTGAGCTATGCATCTAGTCTTTGCGGTAACTGTACAGAAGTTTGCCCGGTTCGTATTAACCTGCATGAGATTCTGCTTGATAACAGATATGAGGCAGTACAAGAAGGAAATAGTTCTATTGCTGAACGTGTGGCATGGAAAGCATGGAAAGCTGCCAGCATGAACAGGATGATGATGAATATGGGTAATGGACAGTTAAAGAATTGGGTAGTGAACAAGGTATTCAAGGGTTGGACAACCCATCGTGCTGAATTAGATTTCAGTCAGCAAACTTTCAATCAGCTTTGGCGAAATAGAAAGCAGTCACAATAG
- a CDS encoding DUF3109 family protein: MIAIDNKLISDEVVEEQFVCDLAKCKGGCCEDGDAGAPLEDWEKKKLDEFYATIQPYMTKAGIAEVAKQGKYVYDSDFGWVTPTINGGICVYGKKDASGTILCAVEQAYNEGKLDWKKPISCHLFPIKISKSELDPDMEYVNYEPREDLCKAACKLGTKLKVPVYQFLKDALIRKYGQEFYDTLSATAAHMKK; this comes from the coding sequence ATGATAGCAATTGATAATAAACTGATCAGTGATGAAGTGGTAGAAGAGCAGTTTGTCTGCGACCTTGCCAAGTGTAAAGGCGGTTGCTGCGAAGACGGCGATGCCGGTGCGCCATTGGAAGATTGGGAGAAGAAAAAGTTGGATGAATTTTACGCCACTATTCAGCCATACATGACCAAAGCAGGGATTGCAGAAGTAGCCAAGCAGGGTAAATATGTATATGATAGTGATTTTGGCTGGGTAACACCAACCATTAATGGCGGGATTTGTGTATATGGAAAAAAAGACGCTTCTGGTACCATTTTGTGCGCAGTAGAACAGGCATACAATGAGGGTAAGCTTGATTGGAAAAAACCCATCAGCTGTCATTTGTTTCCAATAAAGATTTCGAAAAGCGAGCTTGATCCCGATATGGAGTATGTGAACTATGAGCCCCGGGAAGATTTGTGTAAGGCAGCATGTAAACTGGGCACTAAATTGAAAGTACCCGTATATCAGTTTTTGAAAGATGCCCTGATCAGAAAATATGGTCAGGAGTTTTACGATACTTTATCCGCTACTGCAGCGCACATGAAAAAATAA
- the gldE gene encoding gliding motility-associated protein GldE yields the protein MLVLLLFVLLFLSFVLSGSEVAFFSLTYKDINLLKTKEQPALRRIVDLLEAPKTLLASLLIANSFVNVGIIIISNVLIDNVIEFEQFNAAWVEFLIKVLSVTFMLVLFGEVMPKVLATQNNIRFAKDFGGIVQVIAYATAGMSRWLVKYSDIIEKKLADKRSASYSLEELDHAIDITSENAASEKEKNILKGIVKFGNITVKQIMRARLDVHGVEYDCSFEQLVKAVAELNYSRLPVYKEDLDEVVGIIHTKDLLPFLEESADFDWHQLMRQPYFVHEQKMIEDLLKDFQLKRIHFAVVVDEFGGTSGIVTLEDILEEIIGDIRDEFDEEELGYKKIDETNFIFEGRCMIYDVCKIMELPLDTFDGVKGESDSIAGLVLELAGEIPVQGAIIPSGDFEFTVLEVEKNRIQKIKVSIQRQAES from the coding sequence ATGCTGGTACTCTTGCTATTTGTGCTGTTATTTCTCTCCTTTGTTTTGTCTGGGTCTGAAGTAGCTTTCTTCTCGCTCACGTATAAAGACATTAACCTGCTGAAAACAAAAGAACAGCCTGCGCTGCGCAGAATTGTGGATTTGCTGGAAGCACCTAAAACCCTGCTCGCATCACTGCTGATTGCGAACAGTTTTGTGAATGTAGGCATCATCATTATTTCCAATGTCTTGATTGATAATGTTATTGAGTTTGAACAATTCAACGCCGCCTGGGTAGAGTTTCTGATCAAAGTACTCTCAGTAACTTTTATGTTGGTACTGTTTGGTGAAGTAATGCCCAAAGTGCTTGCAACACAAAACAATATTCGCTTTGCTAAAGACTTCGGCGGTATTGTACAGGTAATCGCTTATGCAACAGCAGGCATGAGCAGATGGCTGGTAAAATATTCAGATATCATTGAGAAAAAACTGGCAGACAAACGTAGTGCAAGCTATAGTTTGGAAGAGCTTGATCATGCGATAGACATTACCAGTGAGAATGCGGCATCTGAAAAGGAAAAGAATATCCTTAAAGGCATTGTAAAGTTTGGGAATATCACCGTAAAACAAATTATGCGCGCCAGACTGGATGTGCATGGAGTAGAATACGATTGTTCTTTTGAGCAACTTGTGAAAGCTGTAGCAGAGCTGAACTACAGCAGACTACCTGTTTACAAGGAAGACCTGGATGAAGTAGTTGGTATTATTCATACAAAAGATCTCCTGCCCTTTCTGGAAGAGTCCGCCGACTTCGATTGGCACCAACTCATGCGTCAGCCTTATTTTGTACATGAACAGAAAATGATTGAAGATCTGCTCAAAGATTTCCAGTTGAAGCGTATCCATTTTGCTGTTGTTGTGGATGAATTTGGTGGCACAAGTGGTATTGTTACACTTGAAGATATTTTGGAAGAAATCATTGGCGATATCCGCGATGAATTCGATGAGGAAGAGTTGGGCTATAAAAAAATAGATGAAACCAATTTCATTTTTGAAGGCCGTTGCATGATCTATGATGTTTGCAAAATCATGGAATTGCCGCTGGATACTTTTGATGGCGTGAAAGGTGAAAGTGATTCCATTGCCGGACTGGTACTGGAACTTGCCGGTGAGATACCTGTGCAAGGGGCCATTATACCGAGTGGCGATTTTGAGTTTACTGTATTGGAGGTGGAGAAAAACCGCATCCAAAAAATTAAGGTTTCTATACAACGTCAAGCCGAATCATGA
- the ssb gene encoding single-stranded DNA-binding protein, which translates to MRGVNRVMLIGNLGKDPDVQHLEGNIAVAKFPLATTETYKDRSGKLVSQTEWHTVVLWRGLAELAQKYLHKGSLIYVEGRLRTRSWDDKEGNKKFATEVVGDNLIMLDKRGDGGHHGAGGEGMDGYTGDDAPPLGDAGESLPF; encoded by the coding sequence ATGAGAGGCGTTAACCGAGTTATGTTGATTGGCAATCTGGGTAAAGATCCTGATGTACAACACCTGGAGGGTAATATTGCTGTAGCCAAATTTCCCCTGGCTACAACAGAAACCTACAAGGATCGTTCCGGTAAACTTGTTTCACAAACAGAATGGCATACTGTAGTCCTTTGGAGAGGCCTGGCAGAACTGGCACAAAAATACCTGCACAAAGGCAGCCTGATTTATGTGGAGGGACGTTTACGCACCAGAAGCTGGGATGATAAGGAAGGCAATAAAAAATTTGCCACTGAAGTGGTAGGGGATAACCTGATTATGCTTGATAAAAGAGGCGATGGCGGTCATCACGGTGCTGGCGGCGAAGGTATGGACGGCTATACCGGAGATGATGCACCACCTTTAGGTGATGCAGGAGAAAGCCTGCCTTTCTAG
- the mutY gene encoding A/G-specific adenine glycosylase, with translation MKKRIAPALLDWHQNENRREMPWKGETDPYKVWLSEVILQQTRVEQGLDYYLRFIKKYPTLAKLAKAKDEDVFKLWEGLGYYSRCKNLLFTARFIQNELKGRFPDNYDDLLRLKGVGPYTAAAIASFVFNQPHAVVDGNVFRVLSRVFGINTPIDSTAGKQAFTELANLQLDRKQPGLYNQAIMDLGATVCKPFLPVCQSCPLHKHCSAYATGTVNQLPVKEKKLQKKRRWFYYFILEADGKWMVNKRGAGDIWENLYEFMLIESESAQTLSDEAIQSLLKEQLSIQKAEIVSISAEQRQLLTHQEIRGQFIHLCLKHIPKKLEQHAWHTVKNLRKLSFPKFITQYLDNREKLLFP, from the coding sequence ATGAAGAAAAGAATCGCCCCCGCTTTATTGGACTGGCATCAAAACGAAAATCGGCGTGAAATGCCCTGGAAAGGAGAAACAGACCCTTATAAAGTCTGGCTCAGCGAGGTAATCCTTCAGCAAACCAGGGTAGAGCAGGGGCTGGATTATTACCTCCGGTTTATTAAAAAGTATCCAACCCTTGCCAAATTAGCCAAAGCCAAAGACGAAGATGTGTTTAAACTTTGGGAGGGTTTGGGCTATTACAGCCGATGCAAAAACCTACTTTTTACGGCTAGATTTATTCAAAATGAGTTAAAGGGCAGATTCCCAGACAATTACGACGATTTACTACGCTTGAAAGGGGTTGGTCCCTATACAGCCGCAGCCATTGCTTCATTTGTATTCAATCAGCCACATGCGGTAGTGGATGGTAATGTATTCAGGGTTTTGTCCAGAGTCTTCGGCATTAATACACCTATCGATAGTACAGCAGGTAAGCAGGCATTCACAGAATTGGCTAACCTGCAATTAGACCGCAAGCAGCCCGGACTCTATAACCAGGCCATTATGGATCTTGGAGCTACAGTTTGCAAACCCTTTTTGCCGGTTTGCCAAAGCTGTCCTTTACATAAACACTGCAGTGCTTATGCAACAGGTACTGTAAACCAATTACCCGTAAAAGAGAAAAAATTACAGAAGAAGCGCAGGTGGTTTTATTACTTCATTTTGGAAGCCGATGGTAAATGGATGGTGAATAAACGCGGTGCTGGTGATATTTGGGAAAACTTGTATGAGTTTATGTTGATTGAAAGTGAGTCGGCCCAGACATTGTCTGACGAAGCCATTCAATCTTTGCTGAAAGAACAACTCAGTATTCAGAAGGCTGAGATAGTCAGCATTTCAGCCGAACAGCGCCAATTATTAACGCATCAGGAAATCAGGGGTCAGTTTATTCATCTTTGCTTGAAGCATATTCCCAAAAAACTGGAACAGCATGCCTGGCATACGGTAAAAAACCTTCGTAAACTCAGTTTCCCCAAATTCATTACACAGTATCTCGACAATCGCGAAAAGCTGCTTTTTCCTTAA
- a CDS encoding integration host factor subunit beta yields the protein MRKSDLINQISDKTGIPKVDVLVTLETMFKEVKESLANGQNIYIRGFGSFITKKRAAKIGRNIKKNIAVEIPEHFIPAFKPAKEFVSEVKNKRRSE from the coding sequence ATGCGCAAGTCGGATCTCATCAATCAAATCTCTGACAAAACGGGTATTCCGAAAGTTGATGTGCTTGTGACGCTGGAAACCATGTTCAAAGAGGTAAAGGAAAGTCTCGCAAACGGCCAGAATATCTACATCAGGGGCTTTGGCAGCTTTATAACCAAGAAGCGCGCAGCCAAAATCGGTCGTAATATCAAGAAGAATATTGCGGTTGAAATTCCAGAACATTTCATTCCTGCTTTCAAGCCTGCAAAAGAATTTGTCAGCGAAGTGAAAAACAAACGCCGTAGCGAATAA
- a CDS encoding Rne/Rng family ribonuclease, producing MNKELIINAAPGGVEIALLEEKKLMELHHEKADASFAVGDLYLGKVKKLIPGLNAAFVDVGFEKDAFLHYTDLSPFARSIIKFTQHAMNDHDGSFDFAKFQSEPEIVKTGKINEVLNGKPNILVQILKEPIAAKGPRLSCELSLPGRFVVLTPFNEVVAVSKKIHSSEERKRLHKIVEAIRPKNFGVIVRTAAEGKSTAELHQDLLTLAETWKNIQANLSGAEAPAKIMSEQDKTTSILRDLLNDDFNRIVVNDKNLYNDTRSYVQKIFPDKTDIVTLHNNAQPLFDQYGITKQVKSSFGKTVNLPSGAYLIIEHTEALHVIDVNSGYKSISNNQEENALETNMEAAAEIARQLRLRDIGGIIVVDFIDMKLPENKRKLQEAMEGFMRGDRAKHAVLPVSKFGLMQITRQRMKPEMNINTAEVCPVCNGTGKISSTLLLEDEIEKRLHYLLTHSHKKLTLAVNPIVYSHLTKGIFTSILKKWKRKYGAKQLKAVANNNYHLIEFHFFDEHEEEIKF from the coding sequence GTGAATAAAGAATTAATCATCAATGCTGCTCCAGGCGGAGTGGAAATAGCATTGCTAGAAGAAAAAAAGCTCATGGAGCTGCATCATGAAAAAGCTGATGCAAGTTTTGCTGTGGGCGATCTTTACCTGGGTAAGGTGAAGAAACTCATTCCCGGTCTGAATGCCGCATTTGTAGATGTTGGTTTTGAAAAAGATGCATTCCTGCATTATACAGACTTGAGTCCGTTTGCTAGATCTATCATCAAATTCACACAGCATGCCATGAATGACCATGATGGCAGCTTTGATTTTGCGAAGTTTCAATCTGAACCCGAAATCGTTAAAACAGGTAAGATCAACGAAGTACTGAATGGCAAACCCAATATTCTCGTTCAAATTTTAAAGGAACCAATTGCAGCAAAAGGACCAAGGCTTAGTTGCGAATTGTCTTTGCCTGGAAGATTTGTGGTACTTACACCATTCAATGAGGTGGTAGCAGTTTCTAAGAAGATACATTCTTCAGAAGAAAGAAAGCGTTTGCATAAGATTGTAGAAGCCATCAGGCCTAAGAATTTTGGTGTAATTGTTCGTACTGCAGCAGAAGGCAAGAGTACTGCTGAGCTCCATCAGGATTTACTGACGCTGGCTGAAACCTGGAAGAATATTCAGGCAAATCTTTCCGGTGCAGAAGCACCTGCTAAGATTATGAGCGAGCAGGATAAGACAACCAGCATTCTGCGCGATTTACTGAATGATGATTTCAACCGCATTGTTGTAAACGACAAGAATCTCTACAACGATACGCGCAGTTACGTACAAAAGATATTCCCTGATAAAACAGATATCGTTACCCTGCACAACAATGCACAGCCATTGTTTGATCAATATGGTATTACCAAGCAGGTAAAATCTTCTTTCGGAAAAACGGTGAATCTGCCCAGTGGTGCTTACTTAATTATTGAGCATACGGAAGCTTTGCACGTTATTGATGTAAACAGCGGGTATAAAAGTATCAGTAATAATCAGGAAGAGAATGCGCTGGAAACCAATATGGAAGCGGCTGCGGAGATTGCACGTCAGTTGAGACTCAGAGATATTGGCGGTATCATCGTAGTTGATTTCATTGATATGAAGCTACCTGAGAACAAGCGTAAGCTGCAGGAAGCGATGGAAGGTTTTATGCGTGGCGATCGTGCTAAACATGCGGTACTACCGGTATCAAAGTTTGGTTTGATGCAAATCACAAGACAGCGCATGAAGCCGGAAATGAATATCAATACGGCTGAAGTATGTCCGGTTTGTAATGGCACTGGTAAAATAAGCTCTACTTTGCTGCTGGAAGACGAAATTGAAAAGCGACTGCATTATCTGCTCACGCATTCACATAAGAAATTGACATTAGCTGTCAACCCAATTGTGTATTCGCATCTAACAAAAGGTATTTTCACCTCTATTCTGAAAAAGTGGAAGCGCAAGTATGGTGCTAAACAATTGAAAGCAGTAGCGAACAATAATTATCACCTCATTGAATTTCATTTCTTTGATGAGCATGAGGAAGAAATTAAGTTCTAA
- a CDS encoding RagB/SusD family nutrient uptake outer membrane protein: MKYNSFKLVVVLATALGLGACSKNLELKNPFGLTPTNAFTDLASFERQLSGVYGAFASADYHNGYTMVTDILTDDCYETTESLVNFNQVHNWQYDAADRQRTFFTSMWRQPYNTILQANYIINGIGAFKNDNERYHNRILGQALAARAIAHFDLLKAYAGNIDRNSTAPGIPVKTDTKITFPARNTVKEVYDAIYNDLNQAITLLGNTDVSINSATNKGGLDIWGARAALARVALYAKDYPTAITAATAVINQFPLATRAQFPGIWNDANSAEVIWAINNNSGDPGSPFPSAELMSFRFNRNTFGVLPALIATYDTTGFGATGTGRDIRFTSYFYLRNTLGGANNWAISKWRGKGTSADNLVNFKVFRVAEMYLIRAEAQALSSPSQETAANADLNALKAARISGWVNQTLTGAALVNEIAAERRREMCFEGQRWFDLKRTTRVVNRPLTGTGNPNAQVQTSLPSSSHRWVWPIPEVEVRANPNIAQNPNY; encoded by the coding sequence ATGAAATACAATAGTTTCAAACTGGTAGTAGTTCTGGCAACTGCTTTAGGTCTGGGCGCTTGCTCAAAAAACCTGGAGTTAAAGAACCCATTCGGACTTACACCTACCAACGCGTTTACTGATCTCGCTTCTTTCGAGCGTCAGTTATCAGGTGTTTACGGCGCATTTGCTTCTGCCGATTACCACAATGGTTATACCATGGTAACGGATATCCTTACTGACGACTGTTATGAAACAACAGAGTCACTGGTGAACTTCAACCAGGTACACAACTGGCAGTATGATGCAGCTGACCGTCAGCGCACATTCTTCACCAGTATGTGGCGTCAGCCATACAATACCATTCTGCAGGCTAACTATATCATCAATGGTATTGGTGCTTTCAAGAATGACAACGAGCGTTACCACAACAGAATCCTCGGACAGGCTTTGGCTGCAAGAGCGATTGCTCACTTCGATCTGCTGAAAGCTTATGCTGGTAACATCGATCGTAATAGCACAGCTCCTGGTATTCCCGTGAAAACAGATACCAAGATTACTTTCCCTGCAAGAAATACAGTGAAAGAAGTGTATGATGCTATCTATAACGACCTGAATCAGGCAATTACTTTATTGGGTAATACAGACGTTAGCATTAACTCTGCTACCAATAAAGGTGGATTGGATATCTGGGGTGCAAGAGCTGCACTGGCAAGAGTAGCTTTGTATGCTAAAGATTATCCTACTGCTATCACAGCTGCTACAGCAGTGATTAATCAGTTTCCTTTAGCAACTAGAGCGCAGTTCCCCGGTATTTGGAACGATGCTAACAGTGCTGAAGTAATCTGGGCAATCAACAATAACAGTGGTGATCCAGGTAGTCCATTTCCAAGTGCTGAACTGATGAGCTTCCGCTTTAACAGAAATACATTTGGTGTATTGCCTGCATTGATTGCTACTTATGATACAACAGGATTTGGTGCTACTGGTACTGGTCGTGATATTCGCTTCACCAGCTATTTCTACCTGAGAAATACATTGGGTGGTGCTAATAACTGGGCTATTAGCAAATGGCGCGGTAAGGGTACTTCTGCAGACAACTTGGTAAACTTCAAAGTTTTCCGCGTTGCTGAAATGTACCTGATTCGTGCAGAAGCACAAGCTCTGTCAAGTCCAAGTCAGGAAACTGCTGCTAATGCAGACCTGAATGCATTGAAAGCTGCTCGTATCAGTGGCTGGGTAAACCAAACATTAACTGGCGCAGCATTGGTAAATGAGATTGCTGCTGAGCGTAGAAGAGAGATGTGCTTTGAAGGTCAGCGTTGGTTCGATCTGAAGCGTACAACACGTGTGGTGAACAGACCACTTACAGGTACTGGTAACCCTAACGCGCAAGTACAAACTTCTCTGCCAAGTAGCAGCCACCGTTGGGTATGGCCTATTCCTGAAGTAGAGGTTAGAGCCAATCCTAATATTGCACAGAACCCTAACTACTAA